The Flavobacterium sp. HJ-32-4 genome contains a region encoding:
- the gldM gene encoding gliding motility protein GldM, with protein MASGKLTPRQKMINLMYLVFIAMLALNMSKEVLSAFGLMNEQFEATNAEAAKNNDSMFQALTAKAAENPTFSSAKAISDKVKAISDQFYTYIESLKSDITKDIEKDEKTGKLPYEAMDKGDKIDEQWFEGDGYSPKGKEIVAAIDKYKSDMKAALGDDVKYKAVAAEIDGKFNTGDVTDGEGVKKKYLDYHYKGFPSIASLTKLSAMQNSVKTIEANVYNLALGKAALEAISMNKYTAIVVLDKNAYFQGEKVTGKVVLGRYDSNTKPTSFQGPGKIENGQAIINMTAGSIGEQKISGKFTFLEDGKTVPLAFEGKYVVVPQPKTATISADKMNVVYRGLPNPMTISFAGISDNKVKASAPGLTGSDGKYMLRPGSGAEVKVSVTAELPDGKKVTDAKVFRIKNVPGPAGSIGGQTGTTKGSKSRLEVSEIKAELKDFVYDLTAQVTGFSFKVPGQAAVVVSGNRVEGRCKAALARATRGDQITVFDIKYKYIGVDGIIPPPCAPVIYEIQ; from the coding sequence ATGGCTTCAGGTAAATTAACACCACGGCAGAAGATGATTAACCTGATGTATCTGGTTTTCATCGCGATGCTCGCGCTAAACATGTCGAAAGAGGTTCTGTCGGCATTCGGATTGATGAACGAACAATTTGAAGCTACAAATGCTGAGGCAGCCAAGAACAACGACAGTATGTTCCAGGCGCTGACCGCAAAGGCTGCTGAAAACCCGACGTTCTCTTCCGCTAAAGCGATTTCAGACAAGGTTAAGGCGATCTCAGATCAGTTCTACACCTACATTGAGTCGTTGAAGAGCGATATCACGAAAGATATCGAGAAAGACGAAAAAACAGGAAAGCTTCCGTATGAAGCGATGGATAAAGGAGACAAAATCGACGAACAGTGGTTCGAAGGTGATGGATACTCTCCAAAAGGCAAAGAAATTGTTGCTGCCATCGATAAGTACAAATCAGATATGAAAGCTGCGTTGGGCGATGACGTTAAGTACAAGGCAGTAGCTGCTGAGATTGACGGTAAGTTCAACACGGGGGACGTAACAGATGGTGAGGGAGTAAAGAAAAAGTATCTTGACTACCATTATAAAGGGTTTCCTTCAATCGCATCACTGACAAAGCTTTCTGCGATGCAGAACAGTGTCAAGACTATCGAGGCAAACGTCTACAACCTTGCACTTGGTAAAGCGGCACTTGAGGCGATCTCAATGAACAAGTATACGGCTATCGTCGTACTCGACAAAAATGCCTATTTCCAAGGAGAGAAGGTTACCGGTAAAGTGGTGCTGGGTCGTTACGACTCTAATACGAAGCCGACTTCCTTCCAGGGACCTGGTAAGATCGAAAACGGTCAAGCGATTATCAACATGACCGCTGGTTCTATCGGTGAGCAGAAGATTTCTGGTAAGTTTACCTTCCTTGAAGACGGTAAAACGGTTCCACTAGCGTTCGAAGGCAAGTATGTGGTAGTGCCACAGCCAAAGACAGCTACTATTTCAGCTGACAAGATGAATGTCGTGTATCGCGGACTTCCTAACCCGATGACCATTTCCTTTGCAGGTATTTCTGACAATAAAGTTAAGGCTAGCGCTCCTGGCCTTACCGGAAGTGACGGAAAGTATATGCTGAGACCGGGTAGCGGTGCCGAAGTGAAAGTAAGCGTAACCGCTGAGCTTCCTGATGGTAAGAAAGTTACCGATGCGAAAGTATTCCGTATCAAGAACGTTCCAGGTCCTGCCGGATCTATCGGTGGCCAAACAGGTACAACCAAAGGTTCAAAATCACGTCTTGAAGTATCTGAAATCAAGGCCGAGCTTAAAGACTTCGTTTACGATCTTACGGCTCAGGTAACGGGTTTCTCATTCAAAGTACCGGGTCAGGCGGCAGTAGTTGTGAGCGGTAACCGTGTGGAAGGTCGTTGTAAAGCGGCCCTGGCACGTGCTACACGCGGCGATCAGATCACGGTTTTCGATATCAAGTATAAGTACATCGGAGTGGATGGAATTATCCCGCCACCATGTGCACCGGTTATCTACGAAATACAATAA
- the gldN gene encoding gliding motility protein GldN has product MEFKNLFAAVVVSVVGMSASAQSNLLNAKTPDEIGKKTAAQMISDNDKPLPYGYVHDRDIMFGKAVWEFIDLDERVNFPLYYPIDTANIGSDRRALFDVLVKNIKNGKITEVYADDYFNTKRSLKDMESSFVYRDTLPEGFNLINEDFQAYKSGKKKLDPQYINERALTAQDVSGYRIKGYWYFDKRQGELKYRLLGICPMSVEARDIGNDKGDVIELFWIYFPAIRDVLHESHAFNDRNSAMPISFDHLLNARRFSAVIYKEENVYGDRKVEDYMKDNAQMQLLESERIKEKIRNFEQDMWNY; this is encoded by the coding sequence ATGGAATTTAAGAATCTTTTTGCAGCGGTTGTGGTTTCGGTGGTTGGCATGTCTGCCAGCGCCCAATCGAATCTGCTCAATGCGAAAACGCCAGATGAAATCGGCAAGAAGACAGCTGCCCAAATGATATCGGACAACGATAAGCCTTTGCCTTATGGGTATGTGCACGATCGTGATATCATGTTCGGTAAGGCAGTATGGGAGTTTATCGATCTTGATGAGCGTGTGAACTTCCCGTTGTATTATCCGATCGATACGGCTAACATTGGTTCTGATCGCCGTGCCTTGTTTGATGTTTTGGTAAAGAATATCAAAAACGGCAAAATCACTGAGGTGTATGCTGACGATTATTTTAATACGAAGCGTTCGCTGAAGGATATGGAAAGCTCATTCGTCTATAGGGATACATTGCCGGAAGGCTTTAACCTTATCAACGAGGACTTCCAGGCCTACAAGTCAGGCAAAAAGAAGCTCGATCCTCAATACATCAATGAGCGTGCACTTACAGCTCAGGACGTCTCGGGCTACCGTATCAAAGGATACTGGTATTTCGACAAGCGTCAGGGCGAACTGAAGTACCGTCTTCTCGGAATCTGCCCGATGTCAGTGGAAGCACGTGACATTGGAAATGACAAGGGGGACGTCATCGAGCTGTTCTGGATTTATTTCCCAGCTATTCGCGATGTATTACACGAGTCGCATGCCTTTAATGATCGAAACTCCGCCATGCCGATATCCTTCGATCACTTGCTCAACGCACGTCGATTTAGTGCGGTCATCTACAAAGAGGAAAACGTCTATGGCGACCGAAAGGTGGAAGACTACATGAAAGACAACGCGCAAATGCAGCTCCTGGAGTCGGAGCGGATCAAAGAGAAGATTCGCAACTTCGAACAGGATATGTGGAATTACTAA
- a CDS encoding DUF983 domain-containing protein, protein MLKKGSKLYSILTGSCPRCQHESMYADSNPLHVKNVLKMKDHCGHCGLKYMIEPSFFYGAMYVSYAVNVAIGIGVFLIAFFLGLPPLSSFLAIVIVLTLLFPFVLRLSRNIYINFFVSYDKASDE, encoded by the coding sequence ATGTTAAAAAAAGGAAGCAAACTATACAGCATTTTAACAGGTTCTTGTCCACGTTGCCAGCACGAGAGCATGTATGCGGATTCGAACCCGTTACACGTGAAAAATGTGCTTAAAATGAAAGACCACTGCGGGCATTGCGGCCTTAAATATATGATCGAACCCTCTTTTTTCTACGGAGCCATGTATGTGAGCTACGCGGTCAATGTGGCGATTGGCATTGGCGTTTTCCTCATTGCGTTCTTTCTGGGTCTTCCGCCGCTATCGTCGTTTCTGGCGATCGTGATTGTACTGACGCTGCTCTTCCCCTTCGTCTTGCGGCTTTCGCGGAACATATACATCAACTTCTTCGTCAGCTACGATAAGGCATCCGACGAATAG
- a CDS encoding FAD-binding oxidoreductase, translating into MKDVFIIGGGLAGVAMAEQLRRRDLSFLLFDDGSQRASWVAGGLYNPVILKRISAAWGAEDGMDRLSSYHDIETRIGAKVVHPLPVLRRFASVEEQNNWFAAMDRPVLSRFLSPKLRNDTFEGLSAPYGYGQVLETGYVNTATLLDGYRTTLKDAGALAADTFAYGDLIVSEGHVSYKGTEARHIVFAEGFGLQHNPYFSWLPLDGTKGELLVVKAPKLGLTKAIVKANVFVLPLGDDLFKIGATYAPWDKTPEPTESGRNRLEEEARALLTCDFEVVSHLAGIRPTVKDRRPLIGTHPALSNIHVLNGLGSRGVMLAPWMAECLSNHIFDQSPIPAECDIRRFMPLYSSDALS; encoded by the coding sequence ATGAAAGACGTATTCATCATAGGGGGCGGATTAGCTGGCGTGGCGATGGCCGAGCAGCTTCGGCGTAGGGATTTGTCATTTTTATTATTCGATGATGGTTCCCAACGGGCCTCATGGGTAGCAGGTGGACTATACAATCCTGTTATCCTCAAGCGTATTTCGGCTGCCTGGGGAGCGGAGGATGGGATGGACCGATTGTCGTCCTATCACGACATAGAAACCCGCATCGGAGCGAAGGTGGTGCACCCGCTGCCCGTACTTCGTCGGTTTGCGTCAGTCGAAGAACAAAACAACTGGTTCGCCGCCATGGATCGCCCGGTGCTTTCCCGATTTTTGTCACCCAAACTGCGAAACGATACCTTCGAGGGGTTGTCGGCGCCTTACGGGTATGGACAAGTATTGGAAACGGGCTACGTCAATACCGCAACATTGCTTGACGGTTATCGCACTACACTTAAGGATGCCGGGGCACTTGCGGCAGATACATTTGCGTACGGGGATTTGATCGTATCGGAAGGTCACGTTTCCTACAAAGGCACAGAAGCCCGACACATTGTATTTGCGGAAGGATTCGGGCTGCAACACAACCCCTACTTTTCCTGGTTGCCGCTAGACGGTACGAAAGGGGAATTGTTGGTAGTGAAAGCACCCAAACTTGGACTTACAAAAGCCATTGTGAAGGCGAATGTGTTCGTGTTGCCATTGGGCGATGACTTGTTTAAGATCGGGGCAACCTACGCGCCCTGGGATAAAACGCCGGAGCCCACAGAAAGCGGTCGAAATCGATTGGAAGAGGAAGCGCGCGCGCTATTGACCTGCGATTTTGAAGTCGTGTCACATCTGGCAGGTATACGTCCGACCGTGAAAGACCGACGACCGTTGATAGGCACGCATCCGGCGTTGTCAAATATTCACGTTTTAAACGGACTTGGATCACGAGGGGTGATGCTGGCTCCGTGGATGGCGGAATGCCTGTCCAACCATATTTTCGATCAAAGCCCCATTCCGGCGGAGTGTGATATCCGGCGGTTCATGCCTCTCTATTCGTCGGATGCCTTATCGTAG